One window from the genome of Oryza glaberrima chromosome 3, OglaRS2, whole genome shotgun sequence encodes:
- the LOC127766352 gene encoding uncharacterized protein LOC127766352, whose protein sequence is MVMSRLKYSLALSILAVLAASASSVAVQPMLTCPDRHITDPAAYQLREHMSPGAGKDDPYRMLHGSSLSRAPGSSRLPWLRTSATAMISCARVATPPVLGFDAATDVREELKVGNMNPRARGTLPFPPVTLQLPDHEEAPLAARGVEVVLPEDVLAEILRRLPPRSLAALRCVCTDWRSTIDSRRLLRADLLPLSLAGIFIDFWGLRFPDFFSRPPPTPISGVFDFFPLEEGPDIMDHCNGLFLLFSLLVVNPATQRWACLPPLPSHSTELDFRFLYDQGLIVFDPIVSPHYEVFMIPFVKPGQYCIERTDLVLKESEWPPSPLILHVFSSVAERWEERSFVREGDSAGTVAYAQRQCHLDKRGNFYWRGALYVNSYFLMRISISDGSYQVIHHPIEVYKSRPYVYFGKSEKGVYLASLTIDGRLSIWVLDESCGQFKWVLEHQNNLKPLLLRLNRSKQVYGPWILRDINYHLYSQKFPGEWDLYDRNYDPSHFHSPNDEAPAENNFEWHSDDDDIVDNQCNSEERNSGDYLTFLGFHPYKEVVFMSSGSMKGFAYHLKSSKLHCLGNLYPKHYKHFAQHEHIRESFPYTPCWVDELPETSISVYNLCQD, encoded by the exons ATGGTGATGAGCCGGCTGAAATATTCTTTAGCCCTGTCCATCCTTGCCGTGCTGGCGGCCAGCGCGTCGAGCGTCGCCGTGCAGCCCATGCTGACCTGCCCCGACAGGCACATAACTGATCCTGCAGCCTACCAGCTCCGGGAACACATGAGTCCCGGCGCCGGCAAAGATGACCCATACAGGATGCTGCACGGCTCCAGCCTGTCACGGGCGCCAGGGTCGTCGCGCTTGCCGTGGCTGCGCACCAGCGCCACTGCTATGATTTCCTGCGCTAGAGTCGCCACGCCTCCAGTTCTGGGATTTGACGCTGCCACTGATGTGCGGGAAGAACTCAAGGTGGGGAATATGAACCCTAGAGCGAGAGGAACTCTCCCTTTCCCTCCTGTTACTTTGCAACTGCCTG ATCATGAAGAGGCGCCGCTCGCAGCGAGAGGCGTCGAGGTGGTGCTACCGGAGGACGTGCTCGCCGAAATCCTCCGGCGCCTGCCACCCCGCAGCCTGGCCGCGTTGCGGTGTGTTTGTACGGACTGGCGTTCTACCATCGACTCCCGCCGGCTGCTACGTGCGGACCTCCTCCCGCTGTCGCTCGCTGGCATCTTCATCGACTTCTGGGGCCTTAGGTTTCCGGACTTCttctcccgcccgccgccaacACCGATTAGTGGTGTGTTCGACTTCTTTCCTCTCGAAGAAGGTCCTGACATCATGGACCACTGCAACGGTTTATTtttgcttttctctctcctagTGGTTAACCCGGCCACTCAGAGGTGGGCGTGCTTGCCACCATTACCCAGCCACTCCACCGAGCTGGATTTTAGGTTCTTATACGATCAAGGATTGATTGTCTTTGACCCCATCGTATCGCCGCACTACGAGGTGTTTATGATCCCATTTGTTAAGCCCGGACAATACTGTATCGAAAGGACGGATCTTGTCTTGAAGGAATCAGAATGGCCACCATCACCGCTCATCCTTCATGTCTTCTCATCGGTGGCAGAGCGATGGGAGGAGAGATCATTTGTCAGAGAAGGAGATTCTGCAGGAACTGTGGCTTACGCTCAGAGGCAGTGTCATCTGGATAAACGTGGAAACTTCTATTGGCGTGGAGCGCTCTATGTGAACTCATATTTTCTTATGAG GATATCCATTTCCGATGGAAGCTACCAAGTAATCCATCATCCCATTGAAGTTTACAAGAGCAGACCATATGTTTACTTTGGAAAATCAGAGAAAGGGGTATACCTTGCATCACTTACAATTGATGGTCGCCTTTCGATTTGGGTCCTCGATGAATCATGTGGCCAGTTTAAGTGGGTATTGGAGCACCAAAACAACCTTAAGCCCTTGCTGCTACGTTTGAACCGTAGCAAACAAGTTTATGGACCGTGGATCTTAAGGGATATTAACTATCATCTTTATAGCCAAAAGTTTCCAGGGGAGTGGGATTTATACGATCGGAACTATGATCCCTCTCATTTTCATTCTCCAAACGATGAAGCACCAGCGGAAAATAATTTTGAATGGCATTCCGACGATGATGATATTGTAGACAATCAATGCAACAGTGAAGAGCGTAATAGTGGTGACTACCTTACATTTCTTGGATTTCACCCTTACAAAGAGGTTGTCTTTATGTCTTCTGGATCAATGAAAGGATTCGCCTACCATTTGAAAAGCTCAAAGCTTCATTGTTTGGGTAACTTATACCCAAAACACTATAAACACTTTGCCCAACATGAACACATACGCGAGTCATTTCCGTATACACCGTGCTGGGTTGATGAGCTCCCTGAAACTAGTATTTCAGTATATAATCTCTGTCAAGATTAG